A portion of the Pomacea canaliculata isolate SZHN2017 linkage group LG13, ASM307304v1, whole genome shotgun sequence genome contains these proteins:
- the LOC112554734 gene encoding LOW QUALITY PROTEIN: protein fem-1 homolog C-like (The sequence of the model RefSeq protein was modified relative to this genomic sequence to represent the inferred CDS: inserted 1 base in 1 codon), with amino-acid sequence MEYRHVVYNACRDGKIVRLKTYLERYTKDEVFNLVHAKTNGATPLIMAARNGHLEVVKYLIENCGADKAQQGSVRFDGETIEGAPPLWCAAAAGHYDVVKYLVESGADVNQTTYTNSTPLRAASFDGHFEIVKFLVENKADIEIANRHGHTCLMIACYKGHKDIAEYLLNLNAQVNRKSVKGNTALHDCAESGSLEIMKLLLERGAVMEKDSYGMTPLMAASVAGFHNVVDYIIQLPQCTRTERVEALELLGATYVDKKXDNMAAIEVWRKALRERNCRKRRKLEKPKPKALVPAYDNAVEVCTLAELEGLIADPDEMRMQALLVRERVLGPAHPDTSYFIRFRGALYADMGNFERCIMLWQYALDMQQSVLEPISAMTLSSFLSFAELFSFMLTEWRHKVEKPMDGKDILEVLRRGVNEVRRGRDLCDADRTNMNRLLVIMLHLLNLITNLPSREGVVQDSFMQVFHCLAYELVRLDARGLNLVTLLHMACMRETTNVGRYPVCSFPSLQVVNLLLEVGADANARDQSGNTPLHIASKAQLCGRNILTALLDHGAHLDACNNEHVCALDNLKNCDSLDVICPMTYTSLQCLAARVISHNKLPFIGLVSPKLEYFIQMH; translated from the exons ATGGAATATCGTCACGTAGTGTACAACGCTTGTAGAGACGGAAAGATAGTCCGTCTCAAGACATACCTGGAACGGTACACGAAAGATGAAGTTTTTAACCTGGTTCATGCCAAGACAAATGGAGCGACTCCACTTATCATGGCTGCTCGTAATGGACATTTGGAGGTAGTCAAGTATCTGATCGAGAACTGTGGTGCTGATAAAGCGCAGCAGGGTTCTGTCAGGTTCGATGGGGAAACCATAGAAGGAGCCCCTCCTCTCTGGTGTGCAGCTGCTGCAGGACATTACGATGTTGTAAAGTATTTGGTAGAGAGTGGTGCGGACGTCAATCAGACGACATACACCAATTCCACACCTCTGAGAGCTGCTTCCTTTGATGGACACTTTGAAATAGTGAAATTCCTTGTAGAAAATAAAGCTGACATTGAAATCGCCAATCGACACGGCCATACGTGTCTTATGATAGCTTGTTACAAGGGTCACAAAGACATCGCAGAATATCTCCTCAACTTAAATGCGCAAGTGAATCGAAAAAGTGTTAAAG gAAATACTGCTTTGCATGACTGTGCTGAATCAGGCAGCCTTGAGATCATGAAACTCTTGCTGGAGCGAGGGGCTGTCATGGAAAAAGACTCTTATGGCATGACACCTCTCATGGCAGCATCAGTAGCAGGTTTTCACAACGTGGTAGACTATATCATCCAGCTGCCACAGTGTACTCGCACAGAAAGGGTAGAAGCCTTGGAGCTGTTGGGTGCCACCTATGTTGACAAGA CGGACAATATGGCTGCAATAGAAGTATGGCGCAAGGCCCTTCGGGAGAGAAACTGTCGTAAAAGAAGAAAGCTTGAAAAACCCAAGCCCAAAGCCCTTGTTCCTGCTTATGATAATGCCGTTGAAGTGTGTACGCTTGCTGAACTGGAAGGCCTGATTGCAGATCCAGATGAGATGAGGATGCAAGCCCTACTGGTCAGAGAAAGAGTGCTAGGACCTGCCCATCCGGACACTTCTTACTTTATTCGCTTCCGTGGAGCCCTGTATGCTGACATGGGTAACTTTGAGCGCTGCATCATGCTTTGGCAGTATGCTTTGGACATGCAACAGTCTGTTTTGGAACCCATCAGTGCAATGACTCTCAGTAGCTTTCTGTCATTTGCAGAATTGTTCTCCTTTATGCTGACAGAGTGGCGGCACAAGGTGGAGAAACCCATGGATGGAAAGGACATTTTGGAAGTGCTGAGACGTGGCGTGAATGAAGTGAGGCGTGGCCGTGATTTATGCGATGCTGACCGTACGAACATGAACCGCCTGTTGGTTATCATGCTGCATCTGCTGAACCTGATAACCAACCTGCCCAGTAGAGAGGGTGTTGTGCAAGACAGCTTCATGCAGGTGTTCCACTGCCTGGCTTACGAACTGGTTCGTCTTGATGCACGGGGCTTGAACTTAGTGACTTTACTGCACATGGCATGCATGCGGGAAACCACTAATGTAGGACGTTACCCAGTGTGCAGCTTCCCTTCACTCCAGGTTGTGAATCTGCTGTTGGAGGTTGGTGCTGATGCAAATGCTCGTGACCAGTCAGGCAATACACCTTTGCACATTGCTAGCAAGGCACAGCTCTGTGGCAGAAACATCCTGACTGCACTGTTGGATCATGGTGCCCACCTAGATGCTTGTAACAATGAGCATGTCTGTGCATTGGACAATCTAAAAAACTGTGATTCATTGGATGTCATCTGTCCTATGACTTACACGAGCTTGCAGTGTTTGGCAGCTCGCGTCATATCTCATAATAAGTTACCTTTCATAGGTTTAGTCAGTCCCAAGCTAGAATATTTTATACAGATGCACTAG
- the LOC112553539 gene encoding mucin-2-like isoform X1: protein MTPGGSSPLLLKLLVLSLLSTIVQGQSNITGNTVQAINNTEFHSSTYGATTTAPSTITTVTTTPSTTTTTTSTTTTPTLPSTTKTPSTTTPPSFTSSTIPSSAVNMTLSTTTTTLSTLTTAATTTLPAITTTTTLSSTSPSTTTTTRSTISSTTPSTTTTTTTTTTTTTRTIPTTTTTLTPSSSLSTTTTTPSTTTTTSTTLTNATITTATTTTNLTPSTTSTTPSITTTTPTTITNATTTTATTTTTLTLSSTSPSTTTTRSTTFITTPSTTTTTTTTRTTPTATTNLTPSSTSQSTTTTRSTSSTATPSTTTTTRTTPSTITTLTPSSTSPSTTTTTPSTTTTTTSPSTIITATTTASATATTTTPTTTIMSSAISSNATKETTSTTNTTAATPAAATASTSTVTSVTATTTTRLAISTATPAIPSTATTTNTTTAARTTPTTVTTTPSTTTTTITTTAARTTPTTVTTTPSTATTKITTTPTTARTTRGPRISENAEGKNIYKLRDPDGNILQVYNFTGCHWTVPGGDIKCAEGSYIAAIRNIFYFLNPQNLSKCILCSVPTGEGCYDTCCSRNEVNECIFYEDPTKDLITPVKICSVTNLCPQQNYGWTSLDTGYRRCFPDIAAKSKIYSQTAELQYICVKGECSFFYFKTSVQTT from the exons ATGACACCTGGCGGTTCCAGCCCGCTCCTCTTGAAGCTCCTAGTGCTGAGCCTCCTGTCCACGATTGTTCAGGGACAGTCAA ACATTACAGGCAACACAGTCCAAGCCATCAACAACACCGAGTTTCACAGCAGTACTTACGGCGCCACCACAACGGCCCCCTCCACCATTACTACTGTTACGACGACCCCATCCACTACAACAACGACGACTTCAACTACGACCACACCGACACTGCCCTCTACAACAAAAACGCCCTCCACTACTACGCCCCCATCTTTTACTTCTTCAACTATCCCCTCCTCTGCTGTTAATATGACTCTatcaactacaactacaactctATCCACCCTCACCACAGCTGCTACAACGACTCTACCTGCTATCACCACTACTACGACCCTATCTTCTACTTCCCcatctactactactacaacacgATCCACTATTTCTAGTACAACTCCATCCACTACTactaccacaaccaccaccaccaccaccaccacaaggACTATACCTACTACCACCACTACTCTGACCCCATCTTCTTCCCTATCAACTACTACAACAACTCCATCGACTACTACTACAACTTCAACCACTCTCACAAATGCTACAATAACCACAGCTACTACCACCACTAATCTGACCCCATCCACTACTTCTACAACTCCATCGATCACTACTACAACTCCAACCACTATCACAAATGCTACAACAACCACAGCTACTACCACCACTACTCTGACCCTATCTTCTACTTCCCCATCTACTACTACAACACGATCCACTACCTTTATTACAACTCCatccactactaccaccaccaccaccacaaggACTACACCTACTGCCACCACTAATCTGACCCCATCTTCTACTTCCCAATCTACTACTACAACACGATCCACTTCTTCTACTGCAACTCCATCCACTACTACTACCACAAGGACTACACCTTCTACCATCACTACTCTGACCCCATCTTCTACTTCCCCATCCACTACTACTACAACTCCATCGACGACGACTACTACTACATCTCCATCCACTATCATAACTGCTACAACAACCGCATCTGCTACCGCCACAACGACGACCCCAACCACGACTATTATGTCCTCAGCGATCTCATCCAACGCTACCAAAGAAACTACATCCACTACTAATACTACAGCGGCTACACCAGCTGCTGCCACAGCATCTACATCAACTGTTACCTCAGTGACTGCAACCACTACTACTAGATTGGCTATATCAACTGCTACCCCAGCGATTCCATCCACTGCTACCACAACGAATACAACCACTGCTGCCAGAACCACTCCAACTACAGTAACCACGACTCCATCCACTACTACCACAACGATTACAACCACTGCTGCCAGAACCACTCCAACTACAGTAACCACGACTCCATCCACTGCTACCACAAAGATCACAACCACTCCAACCACGGCCAGGACCACCCGTGGTCCCCGTATCTCAGAAAACGCAGAAG gcaaaaacatttacaagctGAGAGACCCCGATGGAAACATACTCCAAGTCTATAACTTCACTGGGTGCCATTGGACTGTTCCTGGTGGCGACATTAAATGTGCAGAAGGAAGCTACATTGCCGCcataagaaacattttctactttttaaatcCTCAAAATCTTTCCAAGTGCATCCTTTGCAGTG TTCCGACAGGAGAAGGTTGCTATGACACTTGCTGCAGTCGGAATGAAGTCAACGAATGCATATTTTACGAAGATCCAACAAAGGACTTGATCACACCTGTGAAAATCTGCTCTGTAACAAACTTATGCCCACAACAAAACTACGGCTGGACTTCCCTCGATACTGGTTATAGAAGATGCTTTCCTGACATTGCTgctaaaagcaaaatttattcCCAAACAGCAGAACTGCAATACATCTGTGTCAAAGGTGAATGCAGCTTCTTCTATTTTAAGACATCAGTTCAGACCACATAA
- the LOC112553539 gene encoding mucin-2-like isoform X2 produces the protein MTPGGSSPLLLKLLVLSLLSTIVQGQSNITGNTVQAINNTEFHSSTYGATTTAPSTITTVTTTPSTTTTTTSTTTTPTLPSTTKTPSTTTPPSFTSSTIPSSAVNMTLSTTTTTLSTLTTAATTTLPAITTTTTLSSTSPSTTTTTRSTISSTTPSTTTTTTTTTTTTTRTIPTTTTTLTPSSSLSTTTTTPSTTTTTSTTLTNATTTTATTTTTLTLSSTSPSTTTTRSTTFITTPSTTTTTTTTRTTPTATTNLTPSSTSQSTTTTRSTSSTATPSTTTTTRTTPSTITTLTPSSTSPSTTTTTPSTTTTTTSPSTIITATTTASATATTTTPTTTIMSSAISSNATKETTSTTNTTAATPAAATASTSTVTSVTATTTTRLAISTATPAIPSTATTTNTTTAARTTPTTVTTTPSTTTTTITTTAARTTPTTVTTTPSTATTKITTTPTTARTTRGPRISENAEGKNIYKLRDPDGNILQVYNFTGCHWTVPGGDIKCAEGSYIAAIRNIFYFLNPQNLSKCILCSVPTGEGCYDTCCSRNEVNECIFYEDPTKDLITPVKICSVTNLCPQQNYGWTSLDTGYRRCFPDIAAKSKIYSQTAELQYICVKGECSFFYFKTSVQTT, from the exons ATGACACCTGGCGGTTCCAGCCCGCTCCTCTTGAAGCTCCTAGTGCTGAGCCTCCTGTCCACGATTGTTCAGGGACAGTCAA ACATTACAGGCAACACAGTCCAAGCCATCAACAACACCGAGTTTCACAGCAGTACTTACGGCGCCACCACAACGGCCCCCTCCACCATTACTACTGTTACGACGACCCCATCCACTACAACAACGACGACTTCAACTACGACCACACCGACACTGCCCTCTACAACAAAAACGCCCTCCACTACTACGCCCCCATCTTTTACTTCTTCAACTATCCCCTCCTCTGCTGTTAATATGACTCTatcaactacaactacaactctATCCACCCTCACCACAGCTGCTACAACGACTCTACCTGCTATCACCACTACTACGACCCTATCTTCTACTTCCCcatctactactactacaacacgATCCACTATTTCTAGTACAACTCCATCCACTACTactaccacaaccaccaccaccaccaccaccacaaggACTATACCTACTACCACCACTACTCTGACCCCATCTTCTTCCCTATCAACTACTACAACAACTCCATCGACTACTACTACAACTTCAACCACTCTCACAA ATGCTACAACAACCACAGCTACTACCACCACTACTCTGACCCTATCTTCTACTTCCCCATCTACTACTACAACACGATCCACTACCTTTATTACAACTCCatccactactaccaccaccaccaccacaaggACTACACCTACTGCCACCACTAATCTGACCCCATCTTCTACTTCCCAATCTACTACTACAACACGATCCACTTCTTCTACTGCAACTCCATCCACTACTACTACCACAAGGACTACACCTTCTACCATCACTACTCTGACCCCATCTTCTACTTCCCCATCCACTACTACTACAACTCCATCGACGACGACTACTACTACATCTCCATCCACTATCATAACTGCTACAACAACCGCATCTGCTACCGCCACAACGACGACCCCAACCACGACTATTATGTCCTCAGCGATCTCATCCAACGCTACCAAAGAAACTACATCCACTACTAATACTACAGCGGCTACACCAGCTGCTGCCACAGCATCTACATCAACTGTTACCTCAGTGACTGCAACCACTACTACTAGATTGGCTATATCAACTGCTACCCCAGCGATTCCATCCACTGCTACCACAACGAATACAACCACTGCTGCCAGAACCACTCCAACTACAGTAACCACGACTCCATCCACTACTACCACAACGATTACAACCACTGCTGCCAGAACCACTCCAACTACAGTAACCACGACTCCATCCACTGCTACCACAAAGATCACAACCACTCCAACCACGGCCAGGACCACCCGTGGTCCCCGTATCTCAGAAAACGCAGAAG gcaaaaacatttacaagctGAGAGACCCCGATGGAAACATACTCCAAGTCTATAACTTCACTGGGTGCCATTGGACTGTTCCTGGTGGCGACATTAAATGTGCAGAAGGAAGCTACATTGCCGCcataagaaacattttctactttttaaatcCTCAAAATCTTTCCAAGTGCATCCTTTGCAGTG TTCCGACAGGAGAAGGTTGCTATGACACTTGCTGCAGTCGGAATGAAGTCAACGAATGCATATTTTACGAAGATCCAACAAAGGACTTGATCACACCTGTGAAAATCTGCTCTGTAACAAACTTATGCCCACAACAAAACTACGGCTGGACTTCCCTCGATACTGGTTATAGAAGATGCTTTCCTGACATTGCTgctaaaagcaaaatttattcCCAAACAGCAGAACTGCAATACATCTGTGTCAAAGGTGAATGCAGCTTCTTCTATTTTAAGACATCAGTTCAGACCACATAA
- the LOC112554735 gene encoding protein PRRC1-like isoform X2, whose translation MMEEVNDEQPEIVTHEEVALAEREAMQTSTATPRKDQRSTPSIPAPSPLPSFFASHGAISAEVSSPVSGNSGSPPPTSPSKSEEKAPGLVTPGRGEAPGPMQTPFEASSAIPVSSAPESQALPSLGASQVRGLFEWFSNSNLVHKVVERTRNSVETVITTLDPGMREVIRSGSGIEIMVTSTKENKVAPVREAFQETFSRVRVTGVESQSTTAAQPLGFAAGLKGAEDRIKSLRESRAISDDVTAVSIEGFIVEMFPDRWFEMSCLVLKDPVNQIELETCSQPTPIPIQYILAAQDRTPADYPLRWAGLAVTIGQIIEEDQPHIGRADWQKVLSGVPRRDSLYLAAATLAYMYKQRLPTSFIS comes from the exons ATGATGGAGGAGGTAAATGATGAGCAGCCAGAAATAGTTACCCATGAAGAGGTGGCACTGGCAGAGAGAGAAGCAATGCAAACATCTACTG CTACTCCCAGAAAAGATCAGAGAAGCACACCTAGCATTCCAGCTCCTTCTCCATTGCCATCATTCTTTGCATCTCATGGGGCCATCTCAGCG GAAGTTTCAAGTCCAGTTTCCGG AAATTCTGGCAGCCCTCCTCCTACTTCACCATCCAAATCAGAAGAAAAAGCACCAGGACTAGTAACACCTGGCAGGGGAGAAGCACCAG GTCCTATGCAGACTCCTTTTGAAGCCAGCTCAGCCATCCCAGTGTCTTCAGCACCTGAAAGTCAAGCCTTGCCCTCACTAGGCGCTTCTCAAGTGCGGGGCTTGTTTGAGTGGTTCTCAAACAGTAACCTGGTGCACAAAGTGGTGGAGAGGACAAGG aatTCTGTTGAAACTGTCATCACAACACTGGATCCTGGCATGAGAGAAGTCATAA GATCAGGCAGTGGTATAGAAATCATGGTGACATCTACAAAAGAGAACAAAGTAGCGCCAGTGAGGGAGGCTTTCCAGGAAACATTTAGTCGAGTTAGAGTTACAGGCGTG GAGAGCCAGTCCACAACTGCAGCACAGCCTCTTGGTTTTGCTGCCGGTCTGAAAGGCGCTGAAGATCGTATCAAGAGCTTGCGGGAATCAAGGGCGATTTCAGATGACGTAACTGCAGTTTCTATTGAAGGCTTCATAGTGGAGATGTTTCCAGACAG GTGGTTTGAGATGAGTTGTCTAGTGCTGAAAGATCCTGTTAATCAGATTGAACTCGAGACTTGTTCACAGCCCACACCTATCCCCATACAATACATTTTAGCTGCACAAGATCGCACACCTGCTGATTATCCTTTGCGGTGGGCAGGCCTTGCTGTCACCATTGGGCAGATCATTGAAGAAGATCAGCCCCACATTGGCCGTGCGGATTGGCAGAAAGTCTTGTCTGGTGTGCCGCGGCGGGATTCTCTGTATCTTGCTGCAGCAACATTGGCTTACATGTACAAGCAGCGGCTTCCGACATCTTTTATATCTTGA
- the LOC112554735 gene encoding protein PRRC1-like isoform X1, giving the protein MSPSLGRHFGGRADARKMMEEVNDEQPEIVTHEEVALAEREAMQTSTATPRKDQRSTPSIPAPSPLPSFFASHGAISAEVSSPVSGNSGSPPPTSPSKSEEKAPGLVTPGRGEAPGPMQTPFEASSAIPVSSAPESQALPSLGASQVRGLFEWFSNSNLVHKVVERTRNSVETVITTLDPGMREVIRSGSGIEIMVTSTKENKVAPVREAFQETFSRVRVTGVESQSTTAAQPLGFAAGLKGAEDRIKSLRESRAISDDVTAVSIEGFIVEMFPDRWFEMSCLVLKDPVNQIELETCSQPTPIPIQYILAAQDRTPADYPLRWAGLAVTIGQIIEEDQPHIGRADWQKVLSGVPRRDSLYLAAATLAYMYKQRLPTSFIS; this is encoded by the exons ATGTCACCAAGTCTTGGTCGCCATTTTGGTGGACGAGCAGACGCTAG GAAGATGATGGAGGAGGTAAATGATGAGCAGCCAGAAATAGTTACCCATGAAGAGGTGGCACTGGCAGAGAGAGAAGCAATGCAAACATCTACTG CTACTCCCAGAAAAGATCAGAGAAGCACACCTAGCATTCCAGCTCCTTCTCCATTGCCATCATTCTTTGCATCTCATGGGGCCATCTCAGCG GAAGTTTCAAGTCCAGTTTCCGG AAATTCTGGCAGCCCTCCTCCTACTTCACCATCCAAATCAGAAGAAAAAGCACCAGGACTAGTAACACCTGGCAGGGGAGAAGCACCAG GTCCTATGCAGACTCCTTTTGAAGCCAGCTCAGCCATCCCAGTGTCTTCAGCACCTGAAAGTCAAGCCTTGCCCTCACTAGGCGCTTCTCAAGTGCGGGGCTTGTTTGAGTGGTTCTCAAACAGTAACCTGGTGCACAAAGTGGTGGAGAGGACAAGG aatTCTGTTGAAACTGTCATCACAACACTGGATCCTGGCATGAGAGAAGTCATAA GATCAGGCAGTGGTATAGAAATCATGGTGACATCTACAAAAGAGAACAAAGTAGCGCCAGTGAGGGAGGCTTTCCAGGAAACATTTAGTCGAGTTAGAGTTACAGGCGTG GAGAGCCAGTCCACAACTGCAGCACAGCCTCTTGGTTTTGCTGCCGGTCTGAAAGGCGCTGAAGATCGTATCAAGAGCTTGCGGGAATCAAGGGCGATTTCAGATGACGTAACTGCAGTTTCTATTGAAGGCTTCATAGTGGAGATGTTTCCAGACAG GTGGTTTGAGATGAGTTGTCTAGTGCTGAAAGATCCTGTTAATCAGATTGAACTCGAGACTTGTTCACAGCCCACACCTATCCCCATACAATACATTTTAGCTGCACAAGATCGCACACCTGCTGATTATCCTTTGCGGTGGGCAGGCCTTGCTGTCACCATTGGGCAGATCATTGAAGAAGATCAGCCCCACATTGGCCGTGCGGATTGGCAGAAAGTCTTGTCTGGTGTGCCGCGGCGGGATTCTCTGTATCTTGCTGCAGCAACATTGGCTTACATGTACAAGCAGCGGCTTCCGACATCTTTTATATCTTGA
- the LOC112554503 gene encoding uncharacterized protein LOC112554503, whose protein sequence is MTHEEDLKSVSALFLNSFRDSHFNPHKIGFNLSCTLSAEDNKTIEITALDLRLCSDIEGASNTKPCGQRMIITEPQNQPYVIDVTSNDDQGYLGLKKVYLSKTNQVTIQVQSDGIKSSLNVWLYVEPSGGKITGKCSAPILFTTTTTTTTTTAPSTATSISTRRRVITSTVHVSSPKTTTGIISGTTTTADGHLGHSGGEVGGEHYVNPDASSQLDQVLIYEKISVTGVWATFLIIFLFLIWAYRKLRAKRKQFRLGQTQSHEVPQMRNTKANVYATPPFSNSAYEPGRERISRHSYNLPQDVTRPPPLPPQQTKSRIYEKTPAPSVPTRVRAPDRPREHQS, encoded by the exons ATGACTCATGAGGAGGATCTCAAAAGTGTTTCCGCTCTTTTCCTGAATTCTTTCCGTGACAGCCACTTTAATCCACATAAAATAGGGTTTAACCTGTCCTGCACTCTTTCGGCGGAAGACA aTAAGACAATAGAAATCACAGCACTGGATCTGCGGCTCTGTAGCGATATCGAAGGTGCTTCCAACACTAAACCTTGTGGTCAGAGGATGATCATAACGGAACCGCAGAACCAACCTTACGTAATCGATGTTACTTCCAATGACGACCAGGGATACCTGGGATTGAAGAAGGTTTACCTGTCCAAAACTAACCAAGTCACCATTCAGGTTCAGTCGGACGGCATAAAATCGTCATTGAACGTGTGGCTGTACGTGGAACCTTCTGGTG gaaaaatcaCTGGCAAGTGTAGTGCTCCGATTCTATTtacaaccacaacaaccactaccaccacaacgGCCCCATCTACGGCCACGAGCATATCCACCAGACGGCGAGTCATAACATCAACAGTTCATGTTTCAAGTCCTAAGACAACCACAGGTATCATCTCTGGCACAACAACTACGGCAGACG gacATTTAGGACACTCAGGAGGTGAAGTCGGTGGTGAACACTACGTAAACCCAGACGCCAGTTCTCAACTCGACCAGGTCCTCATTT ATGAAAAGATATCTGTGACAGGAGTGTGGGCCACTTTCTTGataattttccttttcctcaTCTGGGCCTATCGCAAGCT GAGAGCTAAGCGTAAGCAGTTCAGACTGGGACAAACGCAAAGCCACGAGGTGCCGCAGATGAGAAACACCAAGGCAAACGTGTACGCCACGCCGCCGTTCAGCAACTCGGCCTATGAACCCGGGCGAGAACGCATTAGTCGTCACAGTTACAACCTTCCGCAAGATGTCACAAGGCCtcccccactaccaccacaacagACCAAATCCCGGATATACGAAAAGACGCCCGCTCCTTCTGTTCCAACTCGAGTGCGTGCTCCAGACAGACCTCGCGAACACCAAAGTTGA